In one Chitinophaga sancti genomic region, the following are encoded:
- the trxB gene encoding thioredoxin-disulfide reductase — protein sequence METNQQQEHVHLLIIGSGPAGYTAAIYSARANLKPVLYQGIQPGGQLTITTEVENYPGYPEGIQGPEMMVDFEKQATRMGADIRYGLATSVDFSSQPYKITIDESKVITADAVIIATGASAKWLGLPSEQRLNGSGVSACAVCDGFFFRGKEVAIVGAGDTAAEEALYLSKMCSNVHMIVRRHEMRASKVMQDRVLKTSNIMVYWNSETQEVLGDNKVEAVKLLNTAKNEEQTIPVSAFFVAIGHQPNSDIFSDYLELDEQGYIKTVPGSSRTNVEGVFACGDVQDKIYRQAVTAAGSGCMAALDAERYLSAKEHQA from the coding sequence ATGGAAACTAATCAACAGCAAGAGCATGTGCATTTATTGATCATAGGTTCTGGCCCGGCAGGTTATACCGCTGCCATTTACTCGGCCCGCGCAAACCTGAAGCCAGTGCTCTACCAGGGCATTCAACCTGGTGGTCAATTGACAATTACGACTGAAGTAGAAAACTATCCGGGTTATCCTGAAGGTATTCAGGGTCCTGAAATGATGGTGGACTTCGAAAAACAGGCAACCCGTATGGGTGCTGATATCCGTTATGGCCTCGCCACTTCCGTAGACTTTAGCAGCCAGCCTTATAAAATTACCATCGATGAATCTAAAGTGATTACTGCCGATGCAGTGATCATCGCCACCGGTGCTTCTGCTAAATGGCTGGGCCTTCCTTCCGAGCAGCGCCTGAACGGTAGCGGTGTTTCTGCCTGTGCCGTATGTGATGGATTCTTCTTCCGGGGTAAAGAAGTTGCGATTGTAGGTGCCGGTGATACCGCTGCCGAAGAAGCACTGTACCTCTCTAAGATGTGTTCTAATGTACACATGATCGTGCGCCGTCATGAAATGAGGGCTTCCAAGGTTATGCAGGACCGTGTACTGAAGACATCCAATATCATGGTATACTGGAATTCTGAAACACAGGAAGTACTGGGTGATAACAAGGTAGAAGCGGTAAAACTGCTGAATACCGCGAAGAACGAAGAGCAGACAATTCCTGTCAGCGCATTCTTCGTAGCGATTGGTCACCAGCCTAATTCCGATATCTTCAGCGATTACCTGGAGCTGGACGAGCAGGGCTACATCAAAACTGTTCCAGGTTCTTCCAGAACTAACGTGGAAGGCGTATTCGCTTGTGGCGACGTACAGGATAAGATCTACCGCCAGGCAGTAACCGCTGCAGGTAGTGGTTGTATGGCTGCCCTGGATGCAGAAAGATATTTATCTGCCAAAG